ATAAACCATGATCTGACATAACTTGTGTTACTTCAATATCTCCTTCGAGCATTTGTACAGCTTCTGACATGGTTGGTCTTAAGGATGGAGATGAGATTGTGCAAGCGAGAGCAACTTTGATCATCCTTACTGCTTCTTTGCTGTCAACAATTTACATTGCCACAACCCCGAAGCTATATGTCAAGGATACATTAGTATCCCGAAGATATCTCTCTAGTATCTTCTGTGTCATACACTTATGGAATGTTCTATTAGTACCTAGACCTAGATCTCTCTGCGTACTCTGTATATATACTTGTACATTCTCATTGTATATGTATAACACACCACTTCTATACTATACACGTCTGCTTTCTCGCAATTAAACCTTTGATATTACAATGACTAGGAAAAAAACTCTGCTGTGGAGTTTGAGGTGGCTGATCCTTGATTAAATGGGGACAGTCCATAACCAGACATCGAGGTTGACTCTTGCATCTCCATCAGCTTTGAAAAGTTCAAATCATGTCCGTATACGGCAGGACCTGACATAATCTGTGGTATTTCCATCTCTCCCTCCAGCATTTTCACTGCCTCTGACATCAAAGGCCGTAACGAGGGAGTTGCGTTTGTGCAAACAAGACCAACTCTGATCATCCTCTCTGCTTCTAGGCTGTTGAACTTACCTTCGAGCTTCGGATCTACTATCTCTATTATGTCCCCTTTTTGTTGCAGTGTCATGGCCTGAGATAGATATAAACTTAATTGTCAAAAGAGTCATAGGTTAAACTATAGAACTGAGAACAATAAAAAGGCAAAAGAGAGAGCAGAAAGCTCCATGGTACCCATTTAATAAGTGGGGCGTTGTCATCGCTTCCCTTTTGTGTTGTATTACTTTTCCCACTAACAATCTCCATTGCCACAACCCCAAAGCTGTACACATCTGCTTTTTCGGTCAAATGACCCATTAAAGCATATTCTGGAGCCATATATCCGCTACACCATAAGAGAAATGAAGTCATCTTCAGACCTTGCAAACAGACTGTTATATACTATATCCGTTTCACAAAGAtgaatttttatgttttcagaCATATTAAAAAactacattaattttttttgccaTGGTAGTATTGTAAGTAGTACTGTAAACAGACTGTTATACTATATCTGTTTCATAAAGATGAATTTTCATGTTTTCAGACATATTATGAAAACTACATAATTGTTTTTTGCCATGGTGTGTTTATACAATACTACTTACATGGTTCCTGCAACTTTTGTGCTAATGTGAGTGTGTTCTTCTTCATGGAGCCTAGCCAATCCAAAGTCAGATATCTTTGCATTAAGGTCGGCATCTAGAAGCACATTGGGAGTCTTTATGTCACGGTGAATCATTCTGATCGCAGCTCCTTCATGGAGAAAATCAAGCCCTCTTGCGGTTCCCATACATATTTTCTTTCTTGCTGCCCAGTCCAGTTTCAAGGAGCTATTTCCTGGAAATGGAAGAGACATGATGTTGCTTTACATGATATGTCCAGTTGGAATAAACTCAAAAcgtaaagaaaaatatgaatgaCTTTGATTTACCAGACAAAGCAAGAGCAAGGGAGTTGTTCTCCATGTACTCATACACGAGCAGCAGTTGATCCTTTTCGACACAGCATCCGTAAAGCTTGACAAGGTTTGGATGATTCAGACCAGAGATCATTCCTATCTCATTCACAAACTCACGGTTTCCTTGGCATGACTTGGAAGAAAGCTTCTTCACTGCTATGATAGTTCCATCTGATAGCTCTCCCTGCATTATGCTTCTCATATCAGAAACCAAAAGAAAGTAGCCGTACTTGAGAAGAACTTGTATCTGTTTTTTTAGTATACTTTGAATACGGATCCGAAACCTCCTTCTCCAAGTTTGTTGGCTTCATCAAAATTGTTTGTTGCAGCTTGCAGTTGCCTCCATGTAAAGCAAACAGTTTGCAGACCCTGTGCTCTCAGGTCTATATAATGTGATCAGGTGCCAAGTAGAAAATCATCAGTAATAATACTATGAGAAAATATGAGTAACGGATTCATATTCTTTGTGAGCTTTGATACCTCTTTTCTTGTCCCGTCTGCATTTTCTCTGAGCATAGAATCCCAAAGCCAAGAGAATAATTGCTATCAAGGGACCCGTTATCCCAAAAATTAGTGCATAACTGATGTGATGTTTGGTTTTTTCCACTGCAAATGAGACCCTAAAAGTGTTAATATATACACCCATCTAgagaaaaaaatttgtaacagagtatttatttatcttttgaGACCTCCACAATGTTGCTCCATgcctgaaatttttaaacatgaatatttatttataggtAACAAGGAGTAACAAGAATATTCTTAAGTTTTTTTCAAGCAGAGGAGTGTTACTTACTGTGACACAAGGAGATAGCAGAGATAAGAGGACCATAGTTTCCTCTTTTGGGGATGAGTGTTGTGCCTTTACCCGCCCAATACAACCAAATCTCTAACTTATGATCAGTCACATTAACAGCTTTCAGTTCTTTCACAATAGACTTCAGAGTCCCATTAGCCTCCTTTCTGATGTTAAAATCCCTCAAGAACAATTTTCcctataagaaaagaaaaatgacaaaagaaaatgaactTCAATCTTCTAAGGAACTTAGTAAACAATGATGCTATACCTGAACATAGACATCAAATATGCGTCTACCTAGACGACTATATAGTTCTTGATCTGAAAACTGAATCTCCATAAAATGgagtttcaaattatattctCCATTTTCCAAGCAAAACGCGTAATAAACAAGAGAGAGAGCAGATCGACGTGCAGTCTTATAAAGATCAGGAGAATCTCCAGGTAGTGTCGAACTAGTTGAAATGATGTATGTATCTTCATCACTACTATCATCCATAAAGTCACCAGTGTTACTAATTCCCCAGTTCTTGAAGTACTCATTTGTAGCGGCTTTGACCTTATCACTGTTATCAGCTTGATAAGTGATTTTACCACTAGAGTTTGTAACAGTCACAGTTTCCCCACCACAGTTTATATGTAGTGATCGCTTATCTACAATCAACAACGATTATCACCATCAATAGAAAAATTGAATTAACAAAAGTGAGTGGGTCAAATTCTCAGTATGTGCTTACAGTGCTTGCAAGTGATTGGACCAGCGCATGGAAGAAGACCAGTTCTGTATGAAAAAAATGATCATAGTATTTAGGCATCTGATCAGAAGAAAACTTGCAAAAGATTTCTACTAAGTTTTAGGCATTCTTGTTGCAGAAGATAACGCAGAAGAGTGAACTTACAAAGTGTTCTTTAAGGATGAGCTCTGGTATGTATTAATGTTACTGATCCAATACAAATTGAGACTTCAATATGAGTATTTTATCAACAAATATGTGTATGTATGTACCTCCTTTCTTGGCAGCTAGACGGCCATGAGAAATTGTTATAAGATAGATCACTGTATAAAACCAACTAGAAGATTAGTTTACATGACGAAATATTTCTCAAGCCATACAGACAAGGGAAAGGCTAAAACGTACATATTTGACCTGCTGTTGAGGTAAACACCAGATTTAATTTCCCCGGAAAGCATATTGCCAGTCAAGTAGCTGTAACACACATCAAACTATAAATCATCCGTGTGTGGTTCTTTGTTATATATCTTAACATTATATGCGTCTTACGTAAATTTTGGAGCTAAGTTTATTCCCAGAACTTCACCCGTCAACTTGTTAAATGATAAATCACTGCAGCAAACAACATAAGGTATGAATATCTTTGAGTAATTCTGCATAAGTCTTTTCCAGATTTCACCACAACAAACTTACAGAGATCTCAAGTCCGGTTTACTCCAGATGTAAGAAGGAATTTGACCAGACATACTCACATTCCTCAACATCCTGAAACAGGGACGGAGTTTTTAGTTTGATATCCTCAAATACAATCATGCTTCATTGAAAATACACATACAGGTCTTTGATGGTTTGGCTAGATATATTAGGAAAGGAGTTTATCCCGGTCATATCACTAATAAACCTGAAAATGAATATTAGAAGTCAGTATATTCATTTCAGTGGTCATTTGCTGATCAATTAGTCTGAGGTAGTTAATTACAGGTAAGTTAGATTTTCTAGGCGGGC
This is a stretch of genomic DNA from Raphanus sativus cultivar WK10039 unplaced genomic scaffold, ASM80110v3 Scaffold2162, whole genome shotgun sequence. It encodes these proteins:
- the LOC130505306 gene encoding probable LRR receptor-like serine/threonine-protein kinase At1g29720, whose protein sequence is MTGINSFPNISSQTIKDLMLRNVSMSGQIPSYIWSKPDLRSLDLSFNKLTGEVLGINLAPKFTYLTGNMLSGEIKSGVYLNSRSNIDLSYNNFSWPSSCQERSNINTYQSSSLKNTLTGLLPCAGPITCKHYKRSLHINCGGETVTVTNSSGKITYQADNSDKVKAATNEYFKNWGISNTGDFMDDSSDEDTYIISTSSTLPGDSPDLYKTARRSALSLVYYAFCLENGEYNLKLHFMEIQFSDQELYSRLGRRIFDVYVQGKLFLRDFNIRKEANGTLKSIVKELKAVNVTDHKLEIWLYWAGKGTTLIPKRGNYGPLISAISLCHSMEQHCGVEKTKHHISYALIFGITGPLIAIILLALGFYAQRKCRRDKKRDLRAQGLQTVCFTWRQLQAATNNFDEANKLGEGGFGSVFKGELSDGTIIAVKKLSSKSCQGNREFVNEIGMISGLNHPNLVKLYGCCVEKDQLLLVYEYMENNSLALALSGNSSLKLDWAARKKICMGTARGLDFLHEGAAIRMIHRDIKTPNVLLDADLNAKISDFGLARLHEEEHTHISTKVAGTIGYMAPEYALMGHLTEKADVYSFGVVAMEIVSGKSNTTQKGSDDNAPLIKWAMTLQQKGDIIEIVDPKLEGKFNSLEAERMIRVGLVCTNATPSLRPLMSEAVKMLEGEMEIPQIMSGPAVYGHDLNFSKLMEMQESTSMSGYGLSPFNQGSATSNSTAEFFS